Below is a genomic region from Salvelinus sp. IW2-2015 linkage group LG18, ASM291031v2, whole genome shotgun sequence.
agcagaaaagAKgccgatacccgctaattatcaaaatccagaaaagagccgttaaattctacaaccatctaaaatgaagtgattcccaaaccttccataacaaagctatCACCTAAAGagtgatgaacctggagaagagccccctaagcaagctggtcctggggctctgttcacaaacacaaacagactccacagaaccccaggacagcaacacaattagacccaaccaaatcatgataacacaaaaagataattacttgacacattggaaagaattgacaaaaaaaactgagcaaactagaatgctatttggccctaaacagagcgTATCCAGtgcctgtgactgacccaaactgaaGYAAAACTgcgactatgtacagactcagtaagcatagccttgctattgagaaaggccctcatagcttgtcttctcttgggagccaggtctgcctatgtgcacactgctcacaaaatgaggtggaaactgagttgcacttcctaacctcctgccaaatgtatgtccatattagagacacatatttccctcagattacacagacccacatagAATTAGAAAAAAATTCTAatttgataaacttccatatctatgggtgaaataccacagtgtgccatcacagcagcaatatttgtgacctgttgtcacaagaaaagggcaaccagtgaagaacaaacaccattgtaaatacaacctatatttatgtttatttattttcccttttgtacttgaactatttacacagcattacaacactgtatatagacaatattacatttgaaatgtctctattcttttggaacttttgtgagtgtaatgtttactgttaacttattgttcattatctatttcacttgttttggcaatgtgaacatatgtttcccatgccaataaaaccccttaaattgaattgaaattgaattgagaaatcgggggagtgtgtgtgtgagtgagagtgaaagagagagtgtgtgtgtgtgtgtgtgtgtgttgctgactGTGGCCGGTTAGTTGATGTCCGTCTTTCTTTCTGTATAAATCTCACTAAATGTCAGACACACCACAGGCCCATGTCTCACTACTGTATCAAGCATCAGACCAAACAGAACAGGtctaaacaacaataacaacttaCTTATGAATCATATTCCACGTGTGAATTTCATACCCTTTTTCATATTTGGATGAGGACATTGATTTGCAATGCTTTTCAACCATTGTTTTTGGTCAAATCTATTTGACTAAGATTCATTCACTGCCATGACTTCAGTGGTGATTAGAACTAAAATAAATTTTTAAATGATATTTATACAAAATGCTTTTACTAACATCTGTCTCTCACATTTTGAAATGTTGGCYTGAGGGACATTTCTGCTTATGTTTCAATAATATTAGAAAATAATGTTTGAGCATTTATTGGTAGTTTTTTTTCCCAAagcaacaacaatacaaaatatataaacaaacaCATAATGGAATGTCAAGctaaaaaaatacatatctctCTAGTACATCCGGGATCCATGGATGTGAAAAAGCTGGAAGACAAGCAGAGAAAAGAGAAACCATCTTTAAAGACAGATTATCATGTTCATATAACCCTTCATAGTATTGAGAAACATTTCAAGCTGTGGATCAGCTTGGATTGGACAACATGGGAAACAATCTTTTCACAGAAATGTCATGTTTGATGCTGATGGTGACGATGGTGACAGTAATAGTGTGTGTCCCCTTGTTGTGGATGGAAAACATTGAGATGATTAATTGGTGTTTGGATAAACATAAAATGCAGCAGCTCCACTTTGTGCAGTTTTCCCAAACTATGTCCCCTTTACACTTGTACAAgtaaaatggtgtgtgtgtatgtgaactgTAAAATACACTAATACCACTACTACACAAAAGGTCAGGGCTATTCCATGTCATTGCATTGGTAATGAGAGACCTTTAACTTCTTtgagatagggggcagcattttcacattttaatgaaaagcgtgcccagagtaaactgcctgctactcaggcccagttgctaatatatgcatatcattagtatagttggatagaaaacactctgaagtttctaaaactgtttgaatgatgtctgtgagtataacagaactcatatggcaggcaaaaacctgagaaaaatccaaccaggaagtggaaaatctgaggtgtgtagtttttcaactcatcgcctatcgaatatacagtgtctatggggtcatattgcacttcctaaggcttccactagatgtcaacagtctttagaaccttgtttgatgcttctactgtaaaggaggtgggaatgggagctgaatgagtcagaggtctgccagagtggcatgagcatgagcgttccttttcgtttctaaagacaaaggaattatccggttgaaacattattgaagatttatgttaaaaacatcctaaagattgattctatacatcgtttgacatgtttctacgaactgtaatggaattttctGACTTTTcatctggcctgcgcgtcatgaatttagatttttgaactaaacgcgcaaacaaaaaaaaggaggtatttggacataaattatggactttatcgaacaaaacaaacatttattgtggaactgggattcccgggagtgcattctgatgaagatcatcaaaggtaagtgaatatttataatgctatttctgacttctgttgactccacaacatggcgggtacctgtatggcttgtttttgtgtctgagcaccgtactcagattattgcatggtgtgctttttccgtaaagtttttttgaaatctgacacagcggttgcattaaggagaagtttatctaaagttccatgaataaaacttgtatcttttatcaatgtttattctgagcatttctgtaaattgatgtggctctctgcaaaatcaccggatgttttggaggcaaaacattactgaacataacgcgccaatgtaaactaacatttttggatataaatatgtactttatcgaacaaaacatacatgtattgtgtaacatgaagtcctatgagtgtcatctgatgaagatcatcaaaattaatcactaacctttatctctatttctgctttttgtgactcctctctttggctggaaaaatggctgtgtttttctgtgactaggtactgacctaacataagcAGATGGTgggctttcgtcgtaaagccttaacaagtttatctttaaaatggtgtaaaatacttgtatgtttgaggaattttaattatgagatttcttttgtttgaatttggtgccctgcactttcagtggctgttgtcaagtcgatcctgttaaatcaaatcaaatcaaatcttatttgtcacatacacatggttagcagatgttaatgcgagtgtagcgaaatgcttgtgcttctagttccaacaatgcagtaataaccaacaagtaatctaacctaacaattccacaactactaccttatacacacaagtgtaaaggtagTACACTTGTAGTACactgttaacgggatctcagccgtaagaagttttaaagcaGGCTAGACTAGCTTAGGGGTTTGTTtggatatttattatttatttccttgggtccagctcagacCCTTTTTCCCACaccccattaccgtgtgtttaaAATAAACCTgaagtgtttgacggtagatttaaGTTGTCTGTGGTTTTTTAGTTCTCACTTACTTTTTCACTGGGTTGATTTGCATGagatatgttacgggtctcgtttccatcccccctagactgcaggGCCAAAGAGGTTCGTAACAGGCAATTAGGGCATTGTTCATGTGAGAGGCAACCCATCTTCCTAGGGAGACTAGCTCATCATCAGAACAGCTGGGTTATGCCGCTGATCAGATCATGTCCCAGGCAGGACGCAAAGGCCCCAGAGCAATATCAAGCTCTCTGGCATCACAATTAGTATTTCAAACAAATAGAAGCCAACTTTTTTTGACGGGGAGCAAAAGTTCAAGGCCTGCTTTTTTTCTCTACATATTGTAAAAATCTTTTAAAAAATAAGTCCATCCAGTTACAGTCCATCCTTGGCCTTTGATTACTGTGTTGAGTTTGGGGTAAGGGAATGCCATGCTGTGAAATAGCCCTGGATCCCTTTTGATCACACGGTCTACTACCGCTACTCGCCACCACCAGCCAACAACACTAGCATGGATCCTCACCCATTCACGTCCTTGGAACATTGACACAAGACTGTCATTCCCTTTTGCACTCATTCAGGGtggtatttctctctcctccctcctcctcctgcaccTCTGAAGCCTTCCCTCGAATAAAATGTGGAGAATAAAAAACGACAAAAAATAATGAACAGATTGATGAGtatcatggagagagagagaacatatggATGATAGAGTGAATGTGCTTGTGAATTACATttgggagatgtgtgtgtgtgtgtgtgtgtgtgtgacatttggagtgttgcctcccgagtggcgcagtggtctaaggctgtgccactagagatcctggttcgagtccaggctctgtcgcagccgggccacgaccgggagacccatggggcggtgcacaattggcccagcgtcgtccgagttaggggagggtttggcggcagggatgtccttgtcccatcacgtgttagcaactcctgtggcgggccgggagcagtgcacgctgacacggtcgccaggtgtgtttcctccgacacattggtgcggctggtttccgggttaagcaggcattgtgtcaagaaggaGTGCGGCttagctgggttgtgtttcggaggatgcacggctctcgaccttcacctctcccgagtccatatgggagttgccgcgatgagacaagactaactaccaattggataccacgaaattggggagaaaaggggcatTTGGCATGTTTGAGTGGAGAATGTCGAGACTAAGATCAAAGGATGCTGAGATCATCTTGGATGAGGAGAAATGTCACACAGGTACAGATCCATATCCTGCTACTTCAGACCTTGGTGGAAGTGAATGATGGTGATAGGTGAATGGTGGACAATGTAGAAGTATATCCATCTGACGCATGTGTACCCGTGTGTGTTTCCGGTGTGTCAGTCTCACCTTGGTCTTGTGGCTCTGTTCAGTGCCCAGGCCTGAGCCAGGTGTGTGTAGCTCCttggacaccacacacagaaactcTGCCTGGTCCTCTGTCCCATAGCTGTACAACGAACCAATGTTCACcatctaccacacacacagagagagagaagagaaagagcgagtgagtcacacacacacacggagagaggagagagagagcgagatggccCCATATCACAGCAGGTAAGCCCATGGATGCTCATGCAGAGAGCAGGGACAGATGAGGACAGCTTAGCAGCACTAAAACTACGGGTTGTGAGACTGAACTGTACACCCTGTCACAGTGACGGCAATGTTTAGCATTACAGCATCACTCAATACTCTTTACTAAACTGTCAATGTGACAACATATGGTAGCTTCTATTGGAACTTCCTTAGCTCCGCATCCTTTTTGCATCTCCTTCCCCTTATGATCACTGGTCTGTGTTTGCAACACAACATGTCTGTTTAGATCAGTCTTCTTCTGAGGGGAAGGAAATGTGAAAAGGAGGCTGTCTTTGTGAGCAGATTAGGACTGGGCCTTGGTCTCTGATTAGTCTTCCTCTGAGGCTCTGATTGGGTAACAGAGAGCAGGAAAGGAGTTGATTGGTTGGGAGGGTGGTAGAGGAGCAGCGAGTCCAACCCACAGTCCAGAGCAGTCCAGTGCGGGGCTTTCTGCAGGCGCGTACGCTGACCTGCTCAAACTTCCAGCCGTCCGACATGGTGGAAACCATCTGAGTCAGCTCCTCCTCCTGGCACTGCAACACCCGGTACACATGTTTAGGAGGCACCTGCTGATAGACGGAGAGAGTAAGACAGAGTAGTCAAAAGTTGGAGAAGGTGATAGGTGTTTGTAAGGAAATGTTTGtaaggaaaggaaggaaaaggcagagagaaagaggatagggagagcgagaggggtggTGGGTGAAaaggagggggtagagggaggcAGTGTTTGTGTAGCCAAGGGGCAGTAAACTGTATAACACAGAGAGKGGAAGATAGAGAGATACATAACAGAAATACTAAAGAGGAGACATCATGTAGACAGGACAGAGGGGATGGGTGGAATATACTAGAAAATACAGAGGGAAACATGGCAGAACTTTCTGCACAAAGCACTGGGTGCAAGTCTGTTGTTTTAACCTGTAGCCACCTTGTATTTGTGTATATCTCGGCCgcttatgtacagtgtgtgtgtttgacctgtGTGACTTTACAGTCCCGCTCCAGGATCCGCTCCTTGATCAGTTTGATCAGAGGAGTGATGTTGTAGAACTCAGCCTCCTCCAACACACCTGGGAGagaggacacacatacacacacagagagagagaaatcagaaccatggacaaccAAATCATACATatcttatgttgattggactaaattgtttttggtatcttttagttgtcactgccaggtcgcagttgtaaatgacaacttgttctcaactagcctacctggttaaataaaggtgaaatatatctatatttttaaaactgtcttagactaagcataggttattagatgatgttgaaatgtttgcGACTTGGGTAACTTATGtaattctaaatcaatagttgtttagtagtccgaaaatgtcggaaacattaacttgcttgaccatgctgtaggtcatataACTTTTTGTtccatgcaatatgctttgtggacatTTGTGGACGTGGAcgttgtggttgaatttattctgccactgtatcttcttattgtctcggccttagacctatatatcacggtgtcaaggaatatgaactaacaggttatagagaaaGCAactcaattatcacaacacataggttgaagtatggctttttttctggcttccccagtgattttacccacgcaccactgCTGCATGCTTATTGCTAGTCTTACAATGCATTAAAAATGGCATCATAACACAttatgtacagtgagggaaaaaagtatttgatcccctgctgattttgtacgtttgcccactgaRaaagaaatgatcagtctataattttaatggtaggtttatttgaacagtgagagacagaatatcaacaaaaaaatccagaaaaacgcatgtcaaaaatgttatgaattgatttgcattttaatgagggaaataagtatttgacccctctgcaaaacatgacttagtacttggtggcaaaacccttgttggcaatcacagaggtcagacgtttcttgtagttggccacacAGCGggttgcacacatctcaggacggattttgtcccactcctctttgcagatcttctcaagtcattaaggtttcgaggctgacgtttggcaactcgaaccttcagctccctccacagattttctatgggattaaggtctggagactggctaggccactccaggaccttaatgtgcttcttcttgagccactcctttgttgccttggctgtgtgttttgggtcattgtcatgctggaatacatccacgacccattttcaataccctggctgagggaagaggttttcacccaagatttgacggtacatggccccgtccatcgtccctttgatgcggtgaagttgtctgtccctttagcagaaaaacaccccaaagcataatgttccacctccatgtttgacggtgggatggtttcttggggtcataggcagcattcctcctcctccaaacacggcaagttgggttgatgccaaagaactccattttgtctcatctgaccacaacacgttcacccagttgtcctctgaatcattcagatgttcattggcaaacttcagacgggcatgtatattgtgcttcttgagcaggggaccttgcgggcgctgcaggatttcagtccttcacgcaTGATGCCATTGTATGTCTGtgtttaccaattgttttcttgatgactactggctcccagctgccttgagatctatgacaagatcctcctgtgtagttctgggctgattcctcaccgttctcatgatcattgcaactccacgaagtgagatcttgcatggaggccCCAggtgagggagattgacagttcttttgtgtttctcccATTtggaataatcacagaaactgttgtcaccttctcaccaagctgcttggcgatggtcttgagccattccagccttgtgtaggtctacaatcttgtcctctgacatccttggagagctctttggtctgtCCATGGTGgaagtttggaatctgattgattgattgcttctgtggacaggtatcttttatacaggtaagaaactgagattaggagcactccctttaagagttgctcctaatctccgttcgttacctgtatgaaagacacctgggagccagaaatcattttgattgagaaggggtcaaatacttatttccctcattaaaatgcaaatcaattttataacatttttgacatgcatttttctgattatttttgttgtattctgtctctcactgttcaaattaaaacctaccattaaaattatagactgatcatttctttgtcagtgggaaaacgtacaaaatcagcaggggatcaaatacttttttccctcactgtagtaCATGTCAAAAAATACCAAACGTAATCCAGTACCTTCTTCAGCCAACTCCTTGTTGTAGACTAGTTTGCCGTGTCGCAGGTAGTTGAGGATGGGGCCAAAGTAGGTGGGGTCTCTGTCTATCACATAGGCCCCTGTCTCATCCTACAGTAGAGGAGAGAACCATAGGAATTACTAGTATGAATAGGAGATCAATATTAAGTGCTATTCTATTGCGCTATTCTAGTCTATTGGGTTTTGGTCAATATGTAGGATTGAAACCCCCTTGCGATTACCTGTTATACACTAACAGCAAAAGTCCTCTTTTGTTGAGAAGGACGATAATTAGTGATTGAGTCTCTCTTACAGCCTAGGgatgggggggtagagagagctAGGGGCTAAGAATGAAGAGAGAGTAgcacagagacatggagagaagggagagagagagttggagagagagcctGTTACATTCACATGGCTTGGCCCTTTCTTGGCTGACGGCCTGCCAGTGCCTTTACAGCATCTCCATAGAGTGCTCCCTTCCTGCTGATTACTCAACCAGCCCCAGGCACCCATCCTCAaacacagacactagagagagatgagagagaggccaAGGAGTTTTAAAAAAGGAGACTGGCAGAGAGGGATTGAGGAACAGGAACAGAGTGGAGCGAGCTAGCagaagagcagaaagagagaagtaaactatatatacaaaagtctgtggacgccccttcaaattaatggattcggctatttcagccacacatgttgatgacaggtgaataaaattgagcatacagccatgcaatctccataaacaaacattggcagtagaatggccttactaaagagctcagtgactttcaacgtggcatcgtcataggatgccacctttccaacaagtcagttagtcaaatttctgccctgcttgagctgccccagtcaactgtaagtcctgttattgtgaagtggaaacatctaggagcaacaacgtcttagccccgaagtggtaggccacacaagctcacagaatgggactgcgaAGTGTTGAAgcacataaaaatcgtctgtccttggttgcaacactcactaccgagttccaaactgcctctagaagcaatgtcagcacaataacttttaaTCTGGAGCtgcatgaaataggtttccatggctgagcacacaagcctaagatcaccatgcgcaatgccaagcgtcggctggagtggtgtaaagctcgccgccattggactctggagcagtggaaacgtgttctctggagtgattaatcacacatctggcagtccgacggacaaatttGAGCttgtcggatgccaggagaacgctacctgccctaatgcatagtgcaaactgtaaagtttggtggaggaggaatattggtctggggctgtttttcatgattcaagctagaccccttagttccagtgaagggaaatcttaacgctacagcatacaatgacattctagacaattctgtacttccatctttgtggcaatagtttggagaaggccctttcctcatTCCTTAAAGAATGAGAGCCTGCAGATCAgatcagaatgagagagagggcgcAAGAGTGAGATGGGCCGGAGGGTAAGTGAGGCACTCAGCTGAATGAAGATGAGTCTTGGGAGCCAGGCAGAGAAAAGGAGAATGGACTGTTGACGAGAGCTGGCAGACACTGGAGAAaggaggagcgagagggagataAAGGGGAGATAGACAAGAGCAGAGGTAGAGGTGCTGGGGAAAAGGGGGCTGGGCAGGGAGAGACAACCCAGAGCAACTGCAgttgaggacagacagacagacatctcctCATTGGACATGacagtatgtatttttttaaatattatttttaaaatgtattctttatttaactagacaagtcagtaaagaacaaattcttatttacaatgacggcctaccccggcaaagcccagacgacactgggacaattgtgcgccaccctatgggactcccaatcacggccggaagtgatgcagcctggattcgaaccagggactgcagtgacacctcctgcattgagatgcagtgccttagaccggtgtTGTCATGTATGATGACAACACCAGAATATCTCAGTACCATTGCTATGAGTGAAACATGAACGCACATGCACACAGCGAGGGTGAAGATTAAAAatgatctactctctctctctgtatttcctgTCCTGTTTGTTCAGCCACACCGCCACCGGTCGGCCCATTAAACAGCCGTCACGGAAAAGTCAACCCTCACCTGGTGTGTTAATCGTTTACCCGGCGTTTTCCCAAGGAACTACACAGTTTGCCTAGCCTAGTTCCAGGTCCCTATGGGGGCCTCACTGGGTCCCACAGGAAATACCTGTTAGGAAAACAGGGGTGTTTGtctcaacacagagacagacacacatataaTCATTTGACTTATTCTAAGGAGAAAACAATAACTGACaccagagtgagagaggaaggagaggaggagtgagactCATGGACACTAGTGCACTAATCAAATCAAGCTATAATTATATAGCTTGCACTTCACaggaaaaaatagaaataaacagaaacatttactacacaacaaacataagaggataaaaaaagtAGAACAATACAAACTGAaagactaaaaagcaccctaaggaaaagcaaagctaaaaaggtgtgttttaagatcacAGTTTGAGcctccctcaggttctctggcaggctattccagaggctgggggcatcataactaaaggctgcctctccatgcctcttggtcctaggctttgagATAGGTCCTCTGGAACTGGCCTTTTaactgagggacctactgggtacataacttaaaagcatgtctgacatgtattggggtgcacaatcatggattgatttaaaaaccaatagaagaatcttaaaatgaattctaaaactcacaggcagccagtgcagagactttaaagccagtgtaatgtgtgctctccgtctggtcttggtcactacccgtgctgcagcattttgtaggttttgcagttgaccaatggctttcttgggtagaccagacaggagagcattacagtagtcaaacctgcttgtaataaaagcatggatgagcttctttgtatcagcctgagatagaAACGGCCACATCTTGGAAATGTTCCTCAgctggtaaaaagctattttggtcagaATCTAAAATGAAGGGTAACAAACTTAACCGGACCCAAAATGGAACCTGGTGGAACACCACATGTGATATTgattttctctgagttatgttcaccaaYGGTGACAAAAACACTCTTGACCAGTTAAATAgctcctaaaccaatttagaactggatCAGAGAGGCTAACCCACTACTTCAGTCTGTTCAGAAGGACATCGTGGCCAAAAGCataaatccaagagtacaaggacagagagctgtttggtaTCTGTTGGCTCTAAGCTCATTTACCATTTTAACTAAGGCTTTCCCTGTGCTGTTGTGGGCATGAAAACCAGATTGGAATTCTTCTAAAATACAGTTGGCACTTTAAAAAAATKATTTAgctgtttgaaaaccaatttCCACAGAATTTTActtaagaatggaaggttggagattgTCTGAAAATTGCTAATagctgaagaatctagattactcttcttcagaaggggtttcaccatagcagtttttactgcagtggggaaagtgcctaTGAACAGGAAGTGATTTACTATAGCTTGCACTGTTTTaaagaaggtggtggggataggattGAGAAGGCAGGTACAAAGGCTTAggttgtgatatcactttcctgagcatgtctgtgttaaccagggaaaataaatccatagtgcctttgcgtggtaggctagggcacatatcaaacttctcatcaggtcttgcttgactCATATCCAGCCTAATGTCTGAAATAAACGAACCACATATAGATGTGGAGGAGAGCAGGATTGATRAGGCCATCAATGGTCAAGAAGAGCACTCAAATTGATCTGATTATTAGTGATCAAGTTAGAAAAATAAAAGGTCACACACAAAGACGATGCGCCTCATCTATTCATTGTGGCCACTGGTGCAGGAGCCAGTCAACTGACAGTACAACACTGGGTTATGTATGTGGCCAAGGGACGAGACCATCTGTAATCATAGGCTACAAAAAGACAGACAGTCACTCTGAAATGAATCATATTATATAGCCCTACTGCGTTAGTGATGTACGGTATTTCATGAACAGATCAGTCACATGTTGacaacctacagtgccttcagaaagtattcatacgttttgacttattccacatacagctggaattcaaaatggattaaaaaaagtttttacaaatctcacccatctacacacaatacctcataatgacaaagtaaaaacgtttttagaaaggtttgcaaatgtattgaaaattaaatagagaaatctaatttacataagtagtcacacccgagtaaatacatgttagagtCAGCTTTGGCTGCTattacagctgcgagtctttctgggtaaatctctaagagttttgcacacctg
It encodes:
- the LOC111977750 gene encoding BTB/POZ domain-containing protein KCTD5 isoform X5, which encodes MATEEKRKSVPQAVSAVGSLPTPQGYNNNNNNNNNKDGEVSENTTTSSATESSGTETHSIGNGCGVNTTVGNNGKWVRLNIGGTVFLTTRHTLLKEQTSFLYRLCQQQDLHSDTDETGAYVIDRDPTYFGPILNYLRHGKLVYNKELAEEGVLEEAEFYNITPLIKLIKERILERDCKVTQVPPKHVYRVLQCQEEELTQMVSTMSDGWKFEQMVNIGSLYSYGTEDQAEFLCVVSKELHTPGSGLGTEQSHKTKSRGDGNETRNISHANQPSEKLFHIHGSRMY
- the LOC111977750 gene encoding BTB/POZ domain-containing protein KCTD5 isoform X1, which gives rise to MATEEKRKSVPQAVSAVGSLPTPQGYNNNNNNNNNKDGEVSENTTTSSATESSGTETHSIGNGCGVNTTVGNNGKWVRLNIGGTVFLTTRHTLLKEQTSFLYRLCQQQDLHSDTDETGAYVIDRDPTYFGPILNYLRHGKLVYNKELAEEGVLEEAEFYNITPLIKLIKERILERDCKVTQQVPPKHVYRVLQCQEEELTQMVSTMSDGWKFEQVSVRACRKPRTGLLWTMVNIGSLYSYGTEDQAEFLCVVSKELHTPGSGLGTEQSHKTKSRGDGNETRNISHANQPSEKLFHIHGSRMY
- the LOC111977750 gene encoding BTB/POZ domain-containing protein KCTD5 isoform X3 produces the protein MATEEKRKSVPQAVSAVGSLPTPQGYNNNNNNNNNKDGEVSENTTTSSATESSGTETHSIGNGCGVNTTVGNNGKWVRLNIGGTVFLTTRHTLLKEQTSFLYRLCQQQDLHSDTDETGAYVIDRDPTYFGPILNYLRHGKLVYNKELAEEGVLEEAEFYNITPLIKLIKERILERDCKVTQQVPPKHVYRVLQCQEEELTQMVSTMSDGWKFEQVSVRACRKPRTGLLWTMVNIGSLYSYGTEDQAEFLCVVSKELHTPGSGLGTEQSHKTKASEVQEEEGGERNTTLNECKRE
- the LOC111977750 gene encoding BTB/POZ domain-containing protein KCTD5 isoform X9, translated to MATEEKRKSVPQAVSAVGSLPTPQGYNNNNNNNNNKDGEVSENTTTSSATESSGTETHSIGNGCGVNTTVGNNGKWVRLNIGGTVFLTTRHTLLKEQTSFLYRLCQQQDLHSDTDETGAYVIDRDPTYFGPILNYLRHGKLVYNKELAEEGVLEEAEFYNITPLIKLIKERILERDCKVTQQVPPKHVYRVLQCQEEELTQMVSTMSDGWKFEQMVNIGSLYSYGTEDQAEFLCVVSKELHTPGSGLGTEQSHKTKLFHIHGSRMY
- the LOC111977750 gene encoding BTB/POZ domain-containing protein KCTD5 isoform X6, with protein sequence MATEEKRKSVPQAVSAVGSLPTPQGYNNNNNNNNNKDGEVSENTTTSSATESSGTETHSIGNGCGVNTTVGNNGKWVRLNIGGTVFLTTRHTLLKEQTSFLYRLCQQQDLHSDTDETGAYVIDRDPTYFGPILNYLRHGKLVYNKELAEEGVLEEAEFYNITPLIKLIKERILERDCKVTQQVPPKHVYRVLQCQEEELTQMVSTMSDGWKFEQVSVRACRKPRTGLLWTMVNIGSLYSYGTEDQAEFLCVVSKELHTPGSGLGTEQSHKTKLFHIHGSRMY
- the LOC111977750 gene encoding BTB/POZ domain-containing protein KCTD5 isoform X4, encoding MATEEKRKSVPQAVSAVGSLPTPQGYNNNNNNNNNKDGEVSENTTTSSATESSGTETHSIGNGCGVNTTVGNNGKWVRLNIGGTVFLTTRHTLLKEQTSFLYRLCQQQDLHSDTDETGAYVIDRDPTYFGPILNYLRHGKLVYNKELAEEGVLEEAEFYNITPLIKLIKERILERDCKVTQQVPPKHVYRVLQCQEEELTQMVSTMSDGWKFEQMVNIGSLYSYGTEDQAEFLCVVSKELHTPGSGLGTEQSHKTKSRGDGNETRNISHANQPSEKLFHIHGSRMY
- the LOC111977750 gene encoding BTB/POZ domain-containing protein KCTD5 isoform X2 — protein: MATEEKRKSVPQAVSAVGSLPTPQGYNNNNNNNNNKDGEVSENTTTSSATESSGTETHSIGNGCGVNTTVGNNGKWVRLNIGGTVFLTTRHTLLKEQTSFLYRLCQQQDLHSDTDETGAYVIDRDPTYFGPILNYLRHGKLVYNKELAEEGVLEEAEFYNITPLIKLIKERILERDCKVTQVPPKHVYRVLQCQEEELTQMVSTMSDGWKFEQVSVRACRKPRTGLLWTMVNIGSLYSYGTEDQAEFLCVVSKELHTPGSGLGTEQSHKTKSRGDGNETRNISHANQPSEKLFHIHGSRMY